A stretch of Mucilaginibacter terrae DNA encodes these proteins:
- a CDS encoding TerD family protein, giving the protein MAINLQKGQRETINAPKFVVGLGWDTNSSSTGSAFDLDASVFIMGDNKKILADDFFVFYNNAVSPDGAVEHTGDNLTGAGDGDDEQIKIDLSKIDPRATEICVVITIHEAEARRQNFGQVRNSFIRIFDAATNTDLLKYELEEDFSIETAVEFGRIYKRNNEWKFEAVGAGMKGGLQDYLNKYN; this is encoded by the coding sequence ATGGCAATTAACTTGCAAAAAGGCCAGCGCGAAACCATAAACGCACCCAAATTTGTTGTTGGCTTAGGCTGGGATACCAACAGTTCATCAACCGGTTCGGCATTTGATTTGGATGCCTCGGTGTTTATCATGGGCGATAATAAAAAGATTTTAGCCGATGATTTTTTTGTTTTTTATAACAATGCGGTTTCGCCCGATGGTGCCGTTGAGCATACTGGTGATAACCTAACCGGTGCCGGCGATGGCGATGATGAGCAGATCAAAATTGACCTGTCGAAAATTGACCCGCGCGCTACCGAAATTTGCGTGGTAATAACCATACACGAGGCCGAAGCCCGCCGCCAGAATTTTGGCCAGGTGCGCAACTCGTTTATCCGCATATTTGATGCCGCCACCAATACCGATTTGTTAAAATACGAACTGGAAGAAGATTTTTCGATAGAAACAGCTGTTGAATTTGGCCGCATTTACAAACGCAATAACGAGTGGAAATTTGAAGCCGTTGGCGCAGGCATGAAAGGTGGTTTACAAGATTACTTAAACAAATACAACTAA
- a CDS encoding phosphoribosyltransferase family protein, translating to MQHHIYSLHKIYSSTSFGFSAVDYSRFKYGDDAVAANFGTALAEGFIKDVLEKSGLNKQLVVISSPYSFIPTATYAMKNYFVFRLNRWLADNNIPVVQEAKVHRTITYKEDYGALDAEQRMSLISNDSFHIDAGFLTDKVLVFLDDIKITGSHERMISKMLKEYDLHNETHMLYFAELANMDIPPNIENYLNYHEVKTIFDLDRIINGGHFCVNTRIVKYILNYEHKDFCIFIGYQSKSFINQLYDMALGNGYHTMDNYSINLNYLKHLLFTNENKLVQHGN from the coding sequence ATGCAACATCACATATATTCCCTTCATAAAATATATAGCAGTACCAGCTTTGGCTTTAGTGCGGTTGATTACAGCCGCTTTAAATATGGCGACGATGCCGTAGCTGCTAATTTTGGTACAGCATTAGCCGAGGGCTTTATCAAAGATGTGCTCGAAAAAAGCGGATTGAACAAGCAACTGGTAGTTATTTCCAGCCCGTACTCGTTCATCCCAACGGCCACGTATGCCATGAAAAACTACTTTGTTTTCAGGCTTAACCGCTGGCTGGCCGATAATAATATCCCGGTAGTGCAGGAAGCCAAAGTTCATCGTACCATAACCTACAAAGAAGATTACGGTGCACTGGATGCCGAGCAGCGCATGAGCCTCATCAGCAATGATTCGTTTCATATTGATGCCGGTTTTTTGACCGATAAAGTGCTGGTGTTTTTAGATGATATAAAAATTACCGGCAGTCATGAGCGCATGATCTCGAAAATGTTGAAAGAATACGATCTGCATAACGAAACACATATGCTGTATTTTGCCGAGCTGGCTAACATGGATATTCCGCCTAATATTGAGAATTACCTGAACTACCATGAGGTGAAAACCATTTTTGATTTAGACCGCATTATAAACGGTGGGCATTTTTGTGTAAACACCCGCATTGTAAAGTATATTTTAAATTACGAGCATAAAGATTTTTGCATTTTTATAGGCTATCAAAGCAAAAGCTTTATAAATCAGTTATATGATATGGCTTTAGGAAATGGTTACCATACAATGGATAATTATTCTATAAATTTGAATTACTTAAAGCACCTTTTATTCACAAACGAAAATAAATTAGTACAACATGGCAATTAA
- a CDS encoding HAD family hydrolase, with translation MPQYKHYSFDLWLTLIKSNPLFKKRRSQYFFENLNYQKKSLPEVEAVFRQVDVMCNTINERTGKNIDADEMYLMIISQVNDNLVNLHDIDVDDLYRKMEDLLFDHLPQLYCDNTAGVLSSLKELGATTNILSNTGFIKGSTLRQVLNSLGIGQYLDFQLYSDELGFSKPNPAFFQLMIDQAMVLNPTIQLADIVHTGDNPVADIAGAEAMGLSAVLINSNQTSITNLTSYATSHIFPS, from the coding sequence ATGCCTCAGTATAAACATTACTCGTTCGACCTTTGGTTAACGCTTATTAAATCGAACCCGTTGTTTAAAAAACGCCGGAGCCAGTATTTTTTCGAGAATTTAAATTATCAGAAAAAGTCGCTGCCCGAGGTGGAGGCCGTTTTCAGGCAGGTTGATGTAATGTGCAACACTATTAATGAGCGCACCGGCAAAAATATCGATGCCGATGAAATGTACCTCATGATTATAAGCCAGGTAAATGATAACCTGGTAAACCTGCACGATATTGATGTTGATGACCTCTACCGTAAAATGGAAGATTTGCTGTTTGACCATTTGCCTCAACTATATTGCGACAACACCGCGGGGGTACTAAGCAGCCTTAAAGAGCTGGGCGCCACTACCAACATTTTAAGCAATACCGGGTTTATTAAAGGTTCAACCTTGCGCCAGGTACTCAACTCATTAGGCATTGGCCAGTATCTCGATTTTCAGCTGTATTCTGACGAGTTGGGCTTTTCAAAACCCAACCCTGCGTTTTTTCAGCTAATGATTGACCAGGCTATGGTCTTAAATCCAACCATACAATTAGCAGATATAGTGCACACGGGCGATAACCCCGTGGCCGATATTGCCGGTGCTGAAGCGATGGGCCTCAGCGCGGTACTCATTAACTCTAACCAAACATCTATCACCAATTTAACCAGTTATGCAACATCACATATATTCCCTTCATAA
- a CDS encoding SRPBCC domain-containing protein: MEKLTFSTTINASRQQVWDVLWGDVTYSEWTAAFCEGSHAITDWQKGSKVLFLDPKKNGMVSTVAERIEPEYMSFEHLGEVKNGVEDTESDAVKIWAGAHENYTLTNVNGQTKLVVDLESGGIPDEFKDYFVITWPIALDKLKEITERQ, translated from the coding sequence ATGGAAAAGTTAACTTTCAGTACCACCATCAATGCCTCGCGCCAGCAAGTATGGGATGTACTTTGGGGCGATGTAACCTACTCCGAATGGACAGCCGCCTTTTGCGAAGGCTCACATGCCATAACCGATTGGCAAAAAGGCAGCAAAGTGCTCTTTCTCGACCCTAAAAAGAATGGCATGGTATCAACAGTAGCCGAACGTATTGAGCCGGAATACATGTCGTTTGAGCACCTGGGCGAGGTAAAAAATGGTGTGGAAGATACCGAAAGCGACGCCGTAAAAATATGGGCAGGCGCTCACGAAAACTATACCCTCACCAATGTAAACGGCCAAACCAAATTGGTTGTCGACCTCGAAAGCGGCGGCATCCCCGATGAGTTTAAAGACTATTTTGTAATAACCTGGCCCATTGCTTTAGATAAACTGAAAGAAATAACCGAGCGGCAATAA
- a CDS encoding Tex family protein — translation MIDHHLKIAQELAVASKQVTATVSLLDEGATVPFISRYRKELTGSLDEVQITAIRDRIQQLRDLDKRREVILKSLTDMGKLTPELQQQIDAAETMVALEDLYLPYRPKRKTRATTAREKGLQPLADLILTQNKVDLSTEADKYIDSEKGVNSPEEALAGARDIIAETISEHAEVRAKMRDLFIEKGEFQSKVAPGKEEAGIKYKDYFDWTESVKSAPSHRILAMRRGEKEEILYLDILPPEDEAIAMLDRTFVTANNSSSDQIRLAIADGYKRLLKPSMETEARLITKKKADEEAIRVFAENARQLLLAAPLGQKRVMAIDPGFRTGCKVVCLDEQGKLLEYTAVFPHTGAGQAREAEKTIHHLFDTYKIEAIAIGNGTAGRETETFVRNLNLSGVTLVMVNESGASIYSASEVARDEFPDKDVTVRGAVSIGRRLMDPLAELVKIDPKSIGVGQYQHDVDQSKLQTSLDDTVISCVNAVGVELNTASKQILAYVSGLGPQLAQNIVEYRNQNGAFKTREQLKKVPRLGEKAFEQAAGFLRIQGSENPLEASGVHPERYALVQQMAKDSNATIRDLITDDKLRKSIPLQKYTSDKVGLPTLNDIMAELAKPGRDPREKFEAFSFTEGVNAIGDLKVGMKLPGIVTNITAFGAFVDIGVHQDGLVHLSQITNRFIKDPNEVLKVHQHVEVTVTEVDINRKRIALSMKGDEKANNSGGANRKPAPSTANNNHQNRNKREPETDMQSKLAALKARFK, via the coding sequence ATGATAGATCATCATTTAAAAATAGCCCAGGAGCTGGCTGTGGCTTCAAAACAAGTTACTGCTACCGTTAGCTTGTTAGACGAGGGCGCTACCGTTCCCTTTATTTCGCGTTACCGCAAGGAGCTTACCGGCAGCCTGGATGAGGTGCAGATTACCGCCATACGCGACCGCATACAGCAGCTGCGCGACCTGGATAAACGCCGCGAAGTCATCCTTAAATCGCTTACCGATATGGGCAAGCTAACGCCCGAACTGCAACAGCAAATTGATGCTGCCGAAACCATGGTGGCATTAGAGGATTTGTACCTGCCCTATCGCCCTAAACGTAAAACCCGTGCAACCACCGCCCGCGAAAAAGGCTTACAGCCGCTGGCCGATTTAATTTTAACCCAAAACAAAGTAGACCTAAGCACAGAGGCTGATAAATATATTGATTCTGAAAAAGGGGTGAACAGCCCCGAAGAAGCCCTTGCCGGTGCCCGCGATATTATTGCCGAAACCATAAGCGAGCATGCCGAAGTGCGTGCTAAAATGCGCGACCTGTTTATTGAAAAAGGTGAGTTTCAATCAAAAGTGGCTCCGGGCAAAGAAGAGGCCGGCATTAAGTATAAAGATTATTTCGACTGGACGGAATCGGTTAAATCGGCACCATCGCACCGTATACTGGCCATGCGCCGCGGCGAAAAGGAGGAAATACTCTACTTGGATATTCTCCCTCCGGAGGACGAAGCCATTGCCATGCTCGACCGCACTTTTGTGACTGCCAACAATTCATCGAGCGACCAAATACGCCTGGCTATTGCCGATGGTTATAAACGCCTGCTCAAACCATCTATGGAAACTGAGGCTCGCCTTATTACCAAGAAAAAGGCAGATGAAGAAGCCATTCGTGTATTTGCCGAAAATGCCCGTCAGTTACTATTGGCTGCGCCGCTTGGCCAAAAACGCGTAATGGCTATCGACCCGGGTTTCCGTACTGGCTGTAAAGTGGTTTGTTTGGATGAGCAAGGTAAACTGCTGGAGTATACGGCTGTATTTCCGCATACCGGAGCCGGACAAGCACGTGAGGCCGAAAAGACGATTCATCATTTGTTTGATACTTACAAAATAGAAGCCATTGCCATAGGCAACGGTACCGCCGGCCGCGAAACCGAAACCTTTGTACGCAACCTGAATTTATCGGGTGTAACGCTGGTAATGGTGAATGAAAGCGGTGCTTCTATCTATTCTGCATCTGAAGTGGCCCGTGATGAATTTCCGGATAAAGATGTTACCGTGCGCGGTGCCGTATCTATCGGTCGACGTTTGATGGACCCATTGGCCGAGTTGGTAAAGATCGACCCTAAATCAATAGGCGTTGGGCAGTACCAGCACGATGTTGACCAAAGTAAACTACAAACATCGCTGGATGATACCGTTATTAGCTGTGTAAACGCCGTTGGTGTGGAATTGAATACCGCATCGAAACAGATATTGGCCTATGTATCGGGCTTAGGTCCGCAGTTGGCACAAAACATTGTAGAATATCGAAACCAAAACGGTGCTTTTAAGACCCGCGAACAATTAAAAAAAGTTCCCCGATTAGGCGAAAAAGCATTTGAACAGGCGGCAGGGTTTCTTCGCATTCAGGGATCTGAAAATCCTTTAGAAGCGAGCGGTGTTCACCCTGAAAGATATGCCTTGGTACAACAGATGGCCAAAGACAGTAATGCCACCATCCGCGATCTGATTACCGATGATAAGCTGCGCAAAAGCATTCCACTTCAAAAATACACGTCGGATAAAGTAGGCTTGCCTACCCTGAACGATATTATGGCCGAGTTGGCCAAACCAGGCCGCGACCCGCGCGAAAAGTTTGAGGCTTTTAGCTTTACCGAGGGCGTTAATGCCATTGGAGACCTTAAAGTAGGCATGAAACTGCCGGGTATTGTAACCAACATTACAGCGTTCGGCGCATTTGTTGATATTGGCGTTCACCAGGATGGTTTGGTGCATTTAAGCCAAATAACCAACCGCTTTATTAAAGACCCGAATGAAGTGCTGAAAGTACACCAGCATGTGGAGGTGACGGTTACCGAGGTGGATATAAACCGTAAGCGTATAGCACTTAGCATGAAGGGTGATGAAAAGGCTAATAATAGCGGTGGTGCAAACCGCAAGCCGGCTCCATCAACAGCAAATAACAACCATCAAAACCGGAACAAAAGAGAGCCGGAAACCGATATGCAAAGCAAACTGGCTGCGTTAAAGGCAAGGTTTAAATAA
- a CDS encoding Lrp/AsnC ligand binding domain-containing protein translates to MPHRKAQNLEIDNLDIQILSILMKNATTPYTEIAKDLIVSGGTIHVRMKKLEEMGVIKGASLEVNPQKLGFDVTAFLGIYLEKGSQYHEAVKKLKEINEIVELHYTTGEWSIFAKIVCHDTNHLREVLNENIQSVPGISRTETFISLEESIKRQITLE, encoded by the coding sequence ATGCCGCACAGAAAAGCCCAAAATTTAGAAATTGATAATTTGGATATTCAAATTCTGTCAATTCTTATGAAGAATGCAACCACACCGTACACTGAAATAGCAAAAGACCTCATTGTATCGGGTGGTACCATACACGTACGTATGAAAAAATTGGAGGAAATGGGCGTTATTAAAGGTGCCAGCCTTGAAGTTAACCCGCAAAAATTGGGTTTTGATGTTACTGCGTTCTTAGGTATTTATTTAGAAAAAGGTTCTCAATACCACGAAGCGGTTAAAAAACTGAAAGAAATTAACGAGATTGTTGAGTTGCACTACACAACCGGTGAGTGGAGTATTTTTGCCAAAATTGTTTGTCATGATACCAACCACCTGCGCGAAGTGCTGAACGAGAACATACAAAGTGTGCCCGGTATATCACGTACCGAAACCTTTATCTCTCTTGAAGAATCAATCAAACGTCAGATTACGTTAGAGTAA
- a CDS encoding SDR family oxidoreductase, producing MAKTIFITGASRGFGKIWAEAFLKRGDKVVATARNTTSLNDLVEQYGDAILPLQLDVNDRAAGFAAVKQAQQKFGSIDVLINNAGYGLFGTIEETSEQEARDQIETNVFGLLWLTQAVLPVMRQQGHGHIIQISSVLGVATLPVLGVYNASKFAVEGLSETLAAEVAGFGIKVTLVEPNGFSTDWAGASAAQSQTMPEYDGVKAAFQAGLTDDSFGKPEATTPAILKLVDAENPPLRLFLGKVALPWVKQVYANRLATWEEWADVATAAHGH from the coding sequence ATGGCAAAAACAATTTTTATAACAGGCGCTTCGCGCGGATTTGGTAAAATATGGGCAGAAGCATTTTTAAAACGTGGCGATAAAGTAGTAGCCACCGCCCGCAACACCACCTCATTAAATGATTTGGTTGAACAGTATGGCGATGCCATATTACCCCTTCAACTGGATGTAAACGACCGCGCTGCCGGTTTTGCAGCGGTAAAACAGGCTCAGCAAAAATTTGGCAGTATAGATGTGTTGATTAACAATGCCGGTTACGGCCTGTTTGGCACTATTGAGGAAACCAGCGAGCAGGAAGCCCGCGACCAGATAGAAACTAACGTATTTGGCTTATTATGGTTAACCCAAGCCGTGTTACCGGTTATGCGCCAGCAAGGTCACGGGCACATTATACAAATATCGAGCGTGCTGGGCGTAGCCACGCTGCCGGTTTTAGGGGTATATAATGCCTCGAAATTTGCGGTAGAAGGCCTGAGCGAAACCCTGGCTGCTGAAGTTGCCGGTTTTGGAATTAAGGTAACACTGGTTGAGCCTAACGGTTTCTCTACCGATTGGGCCGGTGCATCGGCCGCACAATCACAAACAATGCCGGAGTATGATGGTGTGAAAGCAGCATTTCAGGCCGGTTTAACCGATGATTCGTTTGGTAAGCCCGAAGCTACTACCCCGGCCATACTAAAACTGGTTGACGCCGAAAACCCTCCGCTACGTTTGTTTTTAGGCAAGGTAGCCTTGCCCTGGGTTAAACAAGTGTACGCCAACCGCCTGGCCACCTGGGAAGAATGGGCCGATGTAGCCACTGCCGCCCACGGACATTAA
- a CDS encoding helix-turn-helix domain-containing protein, with the protein MKHYKNLADLHRENGFPPPENPLFSIYRCNHACSIGDREFTTDFYMIGFKKLKSGIIMYGRTRYDHDNGSMSFIKPRQVIEFKNLEFDEDGFLIFIHEDFLNGHFLHSEINKYGFFDYETNEALHLSPREEEIIWDLYNRIDAEYRNNPDEYSRDIILTHIDSILKYSQRFYKRQFINRTELSGKTVSRFNEALNIYFANGYLQTKGLPTVTFMADQLNVSSRYLSDMLKQETGKTAIELIHIHLVSEAKNMLKVADQSISEIAYTLGFENLPYFSRLFKKETGLSPNQFKKQVVN; encoded by the coding sequence ATGAAGCATTATAAAAACCTGGCAGATCTGCATCGCGAAAACGGTTTCCCGCCGCCAGAGAATCCGTTGTTCAGTATTTATCGTTGTAACCATGCTTGCTCTATTGGCGACCGTGAGTTTACCACCGATTTTTACATGATCGGGTTCAAGAAGCTCAAATCGGGCATTATTATGTATGGCCGCACCCGGTATGATCATGATAACGGCTCTATGTCGTTTATTAAACCGAGACAGGTTATTGAGTTTAAAAACCTGGAGTTTGATGAAGACGGATTTTTGATCTTCATCCATGAGGATTTCCTCAACGGGCATTTCCTGCATTCGGAAATTAATAAGTACGGCTTTTTTGATTACGAAACCAACGAGGCACTACATCTGTCGCCGCGCGAAGAGGAAATTATATGGGACCTGTATAACCGTATTGATGCCGAGTACCGCAATAACCCCGATGAGTACAGCCGCGACATTATACTCACGCATATTGATTCGATACTGAAATATTCGCAACGCTTTTACAAACGCCAGTTTATTAACCGGACGGAGCTATCGGGCAAAACAGTTTCCAGGTTTAATGAAGCATTGAACATTTATTTTGCCAATGGTTATCTGCAAACCAAGGGCTTGCCCACAGTAACTTTTATGGCTGATCAGCTCAACGTATCATCGCGTTACCTGAGCGATATGCTCAAGCAGGAAACCGGCAAAACCGCCATCGAACTGATACATATCCATCTCGTATCCGAAGCTAAAAATATGCTTAAGGTTGCCGACCAAAGTATATCAGAGATAGCTTACACTCTGGGCTTTGAAAACCTGCCTTATTTTTCGCGGTTATTTAAAAAGGAGACGGGGTTAAGTCCTAATCAGTTTAAGAAGCAGGTGGTGAATTAA
- a CDS encoding Ig-like domain-containing protein, which yields MKLLYIIAISICLPLISLAQHQSNNIVYTTDIDRFWTAFDSVRSTNDSTKQVQYMQKLYVDPCTEGLKAFMQARDYDAKLWVELINKYPKFWQSIKANTLRVKEQVKLITNGVQNFKKLYPEMRPAKMYFTIGGLRSGGTTTGDMVLVGAEIATADKNTDASELSDWLKGVFKDQQSSNLVGLNIHEYVHTQQKPGGNTVLAQCIKEGAADFIAELATKTKNNNNYAIYGREHEKELKEKFRIDMFSTATGLWLYNGSSSAHADLGYYMGYAICNSYYQKQANQKQAIKSIIELDYSNEQQVVDFVNQSGYYNEPLNMQELLDKFEKLQPYIVSLCPSINAKKDVSATLTELTFNFSEPMAKSVSISLGEGGKEHFPLTGVIGFAEDMKSLKVKLALKPGKTYDFVVTGRGFKSQKGYPLKEYKVEFEVQ from the coding sequence ATGAAACTACTATACATTATTGCAATCTCTATTTGTTTACCTCTTATTTCCCTGGCCCAGCACCAAAGCAACAACATTGTTTATACTACCGATATAGATAGATTTTGGACGGCGTTTGACAGTGTGCGCTCTACTAATGATAGCACAAAGCAGGTGCAGTATATGCAAAAGCTGTATGTAGACCCGTGCACAGAAGGACTTAAAGCCTTTATGCAAGCACGCGACTATGATGCTAAACTATGGGTTGAACTTATAAACAAGTATCCCAAATTTTGGCAAAGCATTAAAGCTAATACATTGCGGGTTAAGGAGCAGGTAAAGTTAATTACCAACGGTGTTCAAAATTTCAAGAAATTATATCCCGAAATGCGACCGGCTAAGATGTACTTCACCATTGGCGGCCTGCGTTCGGGCGGAACCACTACCGGTGACATGGTTTTGGTTGGAGCCGAAATAGCAACTGCCGATAAAAATACCGATGCTTCGGAACTTAGCGACTGGCTGAAAGGCGTTTTCAAAGATCAGCAAAGCTCTAACCTGGTTGGTTTAAATATTCATGAATATGTACATACCCAGCAAAAGCCGGGAGGAAACACTGTACTTGCACAATGCATAAAAGAGGGCGCTGCAGATTTTATTGCCGAACTGGCCACAAAAACTAAGAACAACAATAATTACGCAATATATGGCCGCGAGCATGAAAAGGAATTGAAAGAAAAGTTTCGTATTGATATGTTTAGCACCGCCACGGGGCTTTGGTTGTACAATGGCTCCAGCAGCGCGCATGCTGACCTGGGTTATTACATGGGCTATGCCATTTGCAACAGCTATTATCAAAAACAGGCGAACCAAAAGCAAGCTATTAAAAGCATAATTGAGTTAGATTACAGCAATGAGCAACAGGTTGTGGATTTTGTTAATCAGTCGGGGTATTATAACGAACCTCTCAACATGCAGGAGTTGTTAGATAAGTTTGAAAAACTACAGCCATATATTGTAAGTCTTTGTCCGTCCATTAACGCCAAAAAAGATGTTTCGGCAACACTGACGGAGCTTACATTTAACTTTTCCGAACCTATGGCTAAGAGTGTTTCCATTTCATTAGGTGAGGGAGGTAAAGAGCATTTCCCTCTAACCGGAGTAATTGGCTTTGCAGAGGATATGAAATCGCTTAAGGTTAAACTTGCCTTAAAGCCCGGAAAAACCTATGATTTTGTGGTTACAGGCCGGGGTTTTAAATCTCAAAAAGGCTATCCGTTAAAGGAGTATAAAGTTGAGTTTGAAGTACAGTAG